DNA sequence from the Actinacidiphila yeochonensis CN732 genome:
CGACTCGTCCAGGCCGAGCGCCTCCCGCAGGCCGGGCAGCGCGTTGGTGCCGCCCCAGATCTGCCGGGCGCGCAGGATCGCCAGCACCAGGTTGACCCGGTCCCCAGCGGCCGGGGCCTTGCCCAGCACGTGCAGGCCGTCGCGGATCTGGGCGTCCTTGATCTCGCACAGCCAACCGTCGACGTGCAGCAGGAAGTCGTCGAAGCCCGCGTCGTCGGGGCGGTCGTCCAGGCCGAGGTCGTGGTCGAGCCGCGCGGCCTGGATCAGCGTCCAGATCTGCGCCCGCACGGCCGGCAGCTTCGCCGGGTCCATCGACGCGATCTGCGCGTGCTCGTCCATCAGCTGTTCCAGCCGGGCGATGTCGCCGTACGAGTCGGCGCGGGCCATCGGCGGCACCAGGTGGTCCACGAGGGTGGCGTGCGCCCGGCGCTTGGCCTGGGTGCCCTCGCCCGGGTCGTTGACGAGGAACGGGTAGACCAGCGGCAGCCCGCCCAGCGCCGCGTCGGGCCCGCAGGAGGCCGACAGGCCCGCGTTCTTGCCCGGCAGCCACTCCAGGTTGCCGTGCTTGCCCAGGTGCACCATCGCGTCGGCGCCGAAACCGCCCTCCGCGACCGGCGCCGCGATCCAGCGGTAGGCGGCCAGGTAGTGGTGGGACGGCGGCAGGTCCGGGTCGTGGTAGATCGCGATCGGGTTCTCGCCGAAGCCGCGCGGCGGCTGGATCAGCACCAGCAGGTTCCCGTACCGCAGTGCCGCGAGCACGATGTCGCCGTCCGGGTCACGGCTGCGGTCCACGAACATCTCACCCGGCGGCGGTCCCCAGTGCCGCTCCACCGCCTCCCGCAGCTCCGCCGGGAGGGTGGCGTACCAGCGGCGGTAGTCGGCGGCCGGCACCCGCACGGGGTTGCGGGCCAGCTGCTCCTCGGTCAACCAGTCCTGGTCGTGGCCGCCGGCGTCGATGAGGGCGCGGATCAGCGCGTCGCCGTCGTGTCCGTCGGGGCCGTGGTGTCCGTCGGGGCCGTCGGGGCCGCCGCTCGCGGCCTCGTTCCCGCCGTCGTTCCCGCCGTCGTCGTTCCCGCCGTCGAGGCCGGGCACCGGCTCGGAGCCGAAGTCGTAGCCGTCCGCCCGCAGTCGGCGCAGCAGCGCCACCGCGCTCGCGGGGGTGTCCAGGCCGACCGCGTTGCCGATCCGCGAGTGCTTCGTCGGGTACGCCGACAGCACCAGGGCCAACCGCTTCTCCGCGTTCGGCACCTGCCGCAGCCGGGCGTGCGCCACGGCGGTGCCGGCCACCCGCGCGGCCCGCTCGGGGTCGGGGACGTAGGCGGGCAGGCCGTCCTCGTCGACCTCCTTGAACGAGAACGGGACAGTGATCAGCCGCCCGTCGAACTCCGGCACCGCGATCTGGCTGGCCGCGTCCAGCGGGGACACGCCCTCGTCGCTGGCCAGCCAGTCCGCCCGCGAGGAGGTCAGGCACAGCGCCTGGAGCACCGGAACGTCCAGGCCGGTGAGGGCGCCCGCGTCCCACGCCTCGTCGTCGCCGCCCGCGCCCGCGTCCGCCGGACGGGTGCCGCCCGCCGCGAGAACGGTCGTCACGATCGCGCCGGCGGCACCGAGTTCGGCCACCAGCTCCGGCTCCGGGGCGCGCAGCGAGGCCACGAAGTACGGCATCGCCCGGCCGCCGGCCTCCTCGACGGCCGTGCAGAGTGCCTCCACGAACGCGGTGTTGCCGCTCATGTGGTGGGCCCGGTAGTACAGCACGGCGACGGCCGGGGCGTCCGGCGCGGCGGTGGCGTGCGAGCGCTCCAGCGGTCCCCAGGACGGCGCAGGGGCCGGCGGCTCGAAGCCGTGGCCGGTCAGCAGCACCGTGTCGGACAGGAAGCGGGCGAGCTGTTCGAGGTTGGCCGGGCCGCCGTGCGCGAGGTAGGCGTGCGCCTCGGCGGCGATCCCGACCGGCACCGTGGAGGCGGCCATCAGCTGGGCGTCCGGGGCCTGTTCACCGGAGAGCACGACGACGGGGCGGCCGTCGGCGCGCAGCACGTCGAGGCCGTCCTGCCAGGCCCGCACCCCGCCGAGCAGCCGCACCACGACCAGTCCGGCGCCCTCCAGCAGCGCGGGCAGCTCCTGCGCGGACAGCCGCGAGGGGTTGGCGAAGCGGAAGCCGACCGGGCCGGCGGCG
Encoded proteins:
- the cobN gene encoding cobaltochelatase subunit CobN — encoded protein: MPYADEPILLLSTSDTDLLSARAAAGPVGFRFANPSRLSAQELPALLEGAGLVVVRLLGGVRAWQDGLDVLRADGRPVVVLSGEQAPDAQLMAASTVPVGIAAEAHAYLAHGGPANLEQLARFLSDTVLLTGHGFEPPAPAPSWGPLERSHATAAPDAPAVAVLYYRAHHMSGNTAFVEALCTAVEEAGGRAMPYFVASLRAPEPELVAELGAAGAIVTTVLAAGGTRPADAGAGGDDEAWDAGALTGLDVPVLQALCLTSSRADWLASDEGVSPLDAASQIAVPEFDGRLITVPFSFKEVDEDGLPAYVPDPERAARVAGTAVAHARLRQVPNAEKRLALVLSAYPTKHSRIGNAVGLDTPASAVALLRRLRADGYDFGSEPVPGLDGGNDDGGNDGGNEAASGGPDGPDGHHGPDGHDGDALIRALIDAGGHDQDWLTEEQLARNPVRVPAADYRRWYATLPAELREAVERHWGPPPGEMFVDRSRDPDGDIVLAALRYGNLLVLIQPPRGFGENPIAIYHDPDLPPSHHYLAAYRWIAAPVAEGGFGADAMVHLGKHGNLEWLPGKNAGLSASCGPDAALGGLPLVYPFLVNDPGEGTQAKRRAHATLVDHLVPPMARADSYGDIARLEQLMDEHAQIASMDPAKLPAVRAQIWTLIQAARLDHDLGLDDRPDDAGFDDFLLHVDGWLCEIKDAQIRDGLHVLGKAPAAGDRVNLVLAILRARQIWGGTNALPGLREALGLDESAAGRTAADEAEALARALVEAMEAADWDPAAVPDTVTRVLGEPLAEPDGVNGTDGADGVNGVNGANGVDRKVAAVLEFAAREVVPRLAATTDELDRVAHALSGGFVPAGPSGSPLRGLVNVLPTGRNFYSVDPKAVPSRLAWETGQALADSLLARYRDDNGTWPASVGLSLWGTSAMRTAGDDIAEALALLGIRPVWDDASRRVTGLEPIPADELGRPRVDVTLRISGFFRDAFPHAVALLDDAVRLAASLDEPDEANHVRAHTRADLAEHGDERRATTRIFGSRPGTYGAGLLQLIDSRDWRTDADLAEVYTVWGGYAYGRGLDGRPARPEMETAYRRIAVAAKNTDTREHDIADSDDYFQYHGGMVAAVRALTGSSPAAYIGDSTRPETVRTRTLLEETSRVFRARVVNPRWIEAMRRHGYKGAFELAATVDYLFGYDATTNVIADWMYDKITETYLMDPVNRDFLREANPWALHGIAERLLEAESRGLWAEPDPAALAELRRLYLETEGELEGEE